A single region of the Anaerolineales bacterium genome encodes:
- the pdxT gene encoding pyridoxal 5'-phosphate synthase glutaminase subunit PdxT — MKVGVLALQGDFREHAAMLRQVGAEPLEVRTPAHLAQVAGLIMPGGESTTMAKVAKASGIFEPLRAFCATHPTWGTCAGAILLATEIDGEPPHLALMAMRVLRNAFGRQIDSFTADLTVKGLSGDPLRAVFIRAPIIDSVGAGVEVLSRLDDGRIVAARQGHLLATSFHPELTPDTRMHGYFFDMVRGARLVV, encoded by the coding sequence ATCAAGGTAGGTGTCTTGGCGCTGCAAGGGGATTTCCGCGAACATGCGGCGATGCTCCGTCAGGTGGGGGCAGAGCCGCTGGAAGTGCGCACGCCGGCTCATCTGGCGCAGGTGGCGGGCTTGATTATGCCCGGCGGCGAAAGTACAACGATGGCAAAGGTGGCAAAGGCAAGCGGCATTTTTGAGCCGCTGCGGGCGTTTTGCGCCACCCACCCCACGTGGGGAACGTGCGCCGGCGCGATCCTCCTTGCCACCGAGATTGACGGCGAACCGCCCCATCTTGCCCTAATGGCGATGCGCGTCCTTCGTAATGCCTTTGGGCGGCAGATCGACAGTTTCACCGCCGACCTGACCGTGAAAGGACTCAGCGGCGATCCGCTGCGGGCGGTTTTTATCCGCGCCCCAATCATTGATTCCGTTGGGGCGGGGGTGGAGGTCTTATCGCGCTTGGACGATGGGCGGATTGTCGCCGCACGGCAGGGACATTTGCTGGCGACATCCTTTCACCCCGAACTGACCCCCGATACGCGGATGCACGGCTATTTCTTCGACATGGTGCGCGGGGCGCGTTTGGTGGTCTAA
- a CDS encoding response regulator has translation MEALIIDDNPLNADVLVLLLQQQGIHPVALSEPNELESVMATVTPSVIFLDLEFPRTTGFDALKIIQADERLHDVPVVAYTVHISEVDTARTAGFHSFLGKPLSAQKFPAQLKRILAGEQVWDPYQ, from the coding sequence ATGGAAGCCTTGATTATTGACGATAACCCACTAAACGCCGATGTCCTCGTCCTGCTGCTCCAGCAGCAGGGCATTCATCCGGTTGCCCTTTCCGAGCCAAACGAGCTTGAGTCAGTTATGGCGACGGTGACCCCAAGCGTGATTTTCCTTGATTTGGAATTCCCGCGGACGACGGGCTTTGATGCGTTGAAGATCATCCAAGCCGATGAACGCCTGCACGATGTTCCCGTTGTCGCCTATACCGTCCACATTAGCGAGGTGGACACGGCGCGGACGGCGGGCTTTCATAGTTTCCTCGGCAAGCCGTTGAGCGCGCAGAAATTCCCGGCGCAGTTGAAGCGCATCCTTGCCGGAGAACAGGTCTGGGACCCGTACCAGTAG
- the gatC gene encoding Asp-tRNA(Asn)/Glu-tRNA(Gln) amidotransferase subunit GatC, whose translation MSLSRDQVMQIAELAKLTLSEDDLNQYAGQLSAILDYSARLDALNTADIPPTASVLPLENVFRDDQIVPSLPREKALANAPSALEGQFRVNAVLD comes from the coding sequence GTGAGCCTTAGCCGCGACCAAGTGATGCAGATTGCTGAACTGGCGAAACTTACGCTCAGCGAAGACGACCTTAATCAATATGCGGGGCAGCTTTCCGCCATTTTGGACTATTCCGCCCGCTTAGATGCGCTGAACACGGCGGATATTCCCCCTACGGCGTCTGTCTTGCCGCTGGAAAATGTGTTTCGTGACGATCAAATCGTCCCCTCCCTCCCGCGTGAGAAGGCGTTGGCAAACGCCCCGAGTGCGCTTGAGGGGCAGTTTCGTGTGAATGCCGTTCTAGATTAA
- a CDS encoding S8 family serine peptidase: MKRIGLMLAAVVIFAAVFALTVAPSGVGSVAHANPPLQATPTKGPNIGPENPTPTPPKPTVKPQPGDGINGTPVAPPPFDPPASLDDLLVTFPDLAPYLDQVKDLTADQFDFAELYSRVIAIYEAEGASGVAAFLKDSGILEKLNIPLAYLDLLIAFDEGGLEAVEKLAAEREYINKNGEIVGYLGVDEKANYDALKADLETRLGVAVYDYLLDTDEVEIGIALDLLAQYQTPGSLLGYLVQVATAPHVISFRGTAPVSSSLGPKLQGSPSVGAVTMGADKWHAAGITGKGMKVGILDMGFGGIKDLLGTQLPSTVTANVDLDELNVQDNNHGTACAAVVHGIAPDAEIVIAYFDNGSDVSFFAALDFLAAQKVDIVNYSVARLIGPRDGSSPSSQLSEEFMRQTGALWVNSAGNYATSHTVFTFNEGKNKAHFFDTDVNLLPFMAFSPVTAVAMNWDGNWAGGEKSEYNFLVLDSAGKEIVSAAEIRNGKRTHYPFQITGFSSTPGEIYYLYITRTRGTVDNVIDIVIPNADFVPWAQVPLSSVAIPGDAGSVLTVGAVGLSNDVLESYSSQGPTADSRIKPDVTAPTNEVVAGYTNGFSGTSGAAPAAAGVAALVKQAFPDLSSAELKAYLMANVTDLGDSGEDNLFGTGRIALPPPENNNTEAPISGKTPVTTEAKATFTDITPKFNVKFKGRLGFTITVSFELENFEGKELVVGVLFYDAATNKPLPAAVDDYNIGGVVGAGLRFKVKGRQTSFKDVAFFIDNEAFDATPRTVNSIAYKVVVLDPTDPKNPTVLAISEPKTFKISWD, translated from the coding sequence ATGAAACGCATTGGTTTAATGCTCGCAGCGGTGGTGATTTTTGCTGCCGTCTTTGCCTTGACGGTTGCCCCGTCCGGTGTGGGCAGCGTTGCTCACGCAAACCCGCCCCTTCAGGCAACCCCCACTAAGGGACCGAATATCGGACCCGAAAACCCCACACCCACACCCCCCAAACCAACGGTGAAACCGCAGCCCGGGGATGGCATTAATGGGACGCCCGTCGCCCCGCCGCCTTTTGACCCACCGGCTTCCCTCGATGATCTGTTGGTCACCTTTCCCGATCTTGCCCCCTATTTGGATCAGGTGAAAGACCTGACGGCGGATCAATTTGACTTTGCCGAACTCTACAGCCGTGTGATCGCCATTTACGAGGCGGAAGGCGCTTCTGGGGTGGCGGCGTTTTTGAAGGACAGCGGCATCCTCGAAAAGCTCAACATCCCCCTTGCCTACCTCGATCTGCTGATCGCCTTTGATGAGGGCGGCTTAGAGGCGGTGGAAAAGCTGGCGGCTGAGCGCGAATATATCAACAAGAACGGTGAGATCGTCGGCTATCTGGGCGTTGACGAGAAGGCAAACTACGATGCGCTGAAGGCAGACTTGGAAACGCGCCTCGGTGTTGCCGTCTACGATTACCTGTTGGATACCGATGAAGTTGAGATCGGGATTGCCCTCGATCTGCTTGCCCAATACCAAACGCCCGGCTCGCTGCTTGGCTACCTTGTTCAAGTTGCCACCGCGCCCCATGTGATCAGCTTCCGGGGGACAGCCCCCGTCAGCTCCTCCCTGGGACCGAAACTGCAAGGCTCGCCCTCGGTTGGGGCGGTGACCATGGGCGCAGATAAATGGCACGCCGCTGGAATCACGGGCAAGGGCATGAAGGTTGGTATTTTGGATATGGGGTTCGGTGGAATCAAAGACCTGTTGGGGACGCAGCTTCCCTCAACGGTGACGGCGAACGTCGATCTCGATGAGTTGAACGTGCAGGATAACAATCATGGGACGGCATGTGCGGCGGTGGTGCATGGCATTGCCCCCGATGCCGAGATCGTGATTGCCTACTTCGATAACGGCAGCGATGTCAGCTTTTTTGCCGCGCTCGATTTTCTTGCCGCGCAAAAGGTTGATATTGTCAATTACTCCGTCGCTCGGCTGATCGGTCCGCGTGATGGCTCGTCGCCCAGTTCGCAGCTTTCCGAAGAATTCATGCGCCAGACGGGGGCGCTGTGGGTGAACAGCGCCGGGAACTACGCCACCTCGCACACCGTGTTCACCTTCAACGAGGGGAAGAACAAGGCGCACTTCTTCGATACGGATGTCAATTTGCTGCCTTTTATGGCGTTTTCCCCAGTGACAGCGGTTGCCATGAACTGGGATGGAAATTGGGCGGGCGGCGAAAAATCGGAATACAACTTCCTCGTTTTGGATAGCGCCGGCAAGGAGATCGTCAGCGCTGCTGAGATTCGGAATGGAAAGCGGACGCACTACCCCTTCCAGATCACCGGTTTTTCCTCGACTCCGGGCGAAATCTACTACCTCTATATCACCCGCACACGCGGCACAGTTGATAACGTCATTGACATTGTGATTCCCAACGCCGATTTTGTCCCCTGGGCGCAAGTGCCGCTGAGCAGCGTGGCAATTCCGGGCGATGCGGGGAGCGTCCTCACCGTTGGCGCGGTGGGCTTATCGAACGATGTCCTTGAATCCTACAGCTCGCAGGGACCCACCGCCGACAGCCGCATCAAGCCCGATGTGACCGCCCCCACAAACGAAGTGGTGGCGGGCTACACCAATGGCTTCAGCGGCACATCTGGCGCAGCGCCCGCCGCAGCGGGGGTAGCCGCACTCGTCAAACAGGCATTCCCCGATCTCTCCAGCGCCGAACTGAAGGCGTACCTCATGGCAAACGTCACCGATCTGGGTGACAGCGGCGAGGATAACCTCTTTGGGACGGGACGGATCGCGCTCCCCCCGCCCGAAAACAACAATACAGAAGCGCCTATCAGCGGAAAGACGCCCGTAACCACCGAGGCAAAAGCAACCTTCACCGACATCACCCCCAAGTTCAACGTGAAGTTCAAGGGGCGTTTAGGCTTCACCATTACGGTGAGCTTTGAGCTTGAGAACTTCGAGGGCAAAGAACTTGTCGTCGGCGTTTTGTTCTACGATGCGGCGACGAATAAACCCCTTCCGGCAGCCGTTGATGATTACAACATCGGCGGTGTGGTGGGGGCGGGCTTGCGCTTCAAGGTGAAGGGACGACAGACCAGCTTTAAGGATGTCGCCTTCTTCATTGATAATGAGGCGTTCGATGCCACTCCGCGCACGGTGAACAGCATCGCCTACAAAGTTGTCGTTCTTGACCCAACAGACCCCAAGAATCCGACTGTTTTGGCGATCAGTGAGCCGAAAACGTTCAAAATCAGTTGGGATTAG
- a CDS encoding response regulator transcription factor: MSKKRLLLIEDDFDVSEMLLAYFSAQGYDMIHAQNGSEGVSLARAKSPNLILLDVMLPDMDGFDVCRQLRGTLLTKHIPITFLTQRDRRADKVAGLELGADDYITKPFDIDELKLRVAAQLRRAGRESIQDAITGLPTNEVIDEVYNALQMRDGWTHLRLEIYGFNAFRSNYGFLSADDVLGFTGTTLREGVIQYGTPEDFVGKRTETKYTVFTFSPDPAVLMKALQTTFTEGVKRFYTFSDVQQGYIVINEARDDEQHIPLMRLGGEIVKEASPFAPR, encoded by the coding sequence ATGTCGAAGAAACGACTCCTGTTGATCGAAGATGATTTCGACGTGTCGGAAATGCTGTTGGCGTATTTCTCGGCGCAAGGCTACGACATGATCCACGCCCAAAATGGGAGCGAGGGGGTATCCCTTGCGCGGGCAAAATCGCCCAACCTGATTCTGTTGGATGTCATGCTGCCCGATATGGATGGCTTTGATGTCTGCCGCCAACTGCGCGGAACGCTGCTGACGAAGCATATCCCGATCACCTTTCTGACGCAGCGTGACCGCCGCGCCGATAAAGTTGCCGGTCTGGAATTGGGCGCGGATGATTACATTACAAAACCTTTTGATATAGATGAGCTAAAATTGCGGGTGGCTGCCCAACTTCGCCGTGCGGGGCGGGAATCGATCCAAGATGCGATCACCGGACTGCCCACCAACGAGGTGATCGATGAGGTCTATAACGCCCTCCAAATGCGCGACGGCTGGACGCACCTCCGCCTCGAAATTTACGGGTTCAACGCCTTTCGCAGCAATTACGGCTTTTTGTCTGCCGATGATGTCTTGGGCTTCACTGGGACAACCCTCCGCGAAGGGGTGATCCAGTACGGCACGCCGGAAGATTTTGTCGGCAAGCGCACCGAGACAAAATACACCGTGTTCACCTTTAGCCCCGATCCAGCGGTGCTGATGAAGGCGCTCCAGACGACCTTTACCGAGGGCGTCAAACGCTTTTACACTTTCAGCGACGTTCAGCAGGGCTATATTGTGATCAACGAGGCGCGGGACGACGAGCAGCACATCCCGCTGATGCGGCTTGGCGGCGAGATTGTCAAAGAGGCGTCACCCTTCGCCCCACGTTAA
- a CDS encoding SWIM zinc finger family protein, which translates to MRPVNIKDLQDKSRDLGVRLFDPARPNDPYTAIVESRTSSTFNHVVTLRFNRKGDIHARCTCTWARYGGVACAHVLAALSKLAERKERTLSFWLSAEEAQRQKQRVLRLLSEEGAIYITSRREHSATAEAG; encoded by the coding sequence ATGCGCCCTGTAAACATCAAAGACTTGCAAGATAAAAGCCGCGATTTAGGCGTTCGGTTGTTTGATCCCGCCCGTCCTAACGACCCCTACACGGCAATTGTAGAGAGCCGCACCAGCAGCACGTTCAACCATGTGGTGACGCTCCGCTTCAACCGCAAGGGGGATATTCACGCCCGCTGCACCTGCACATGGGCGCGGTATGGAGGGGTTGCCTGCGCCCATGTCTTGGCGGCGCTCTCCAAACTGGCGGAGCGCAAAGAACGGACGCTGAGTTTTTGGCTTTCGGCAGAGGAAGCACAGCGCCAAAAACAGCGCGTGCTGCGTTTGCTTAGCGAGGAAGGGGCGATCTACATCACCAGCCGCCGCGAACACAGCGCAACGGCTGAGGCAGGCTAA
- a CDS encoding GAF domain-containing protein — protein sequence MFLSLLWKRLTDPHPSITDFETQRKSRLLSGFIAVLLPMILFYLWYMVNYQEYSPRAPFVILTFCAAIALQYALNRSGRYRLAAWLFVGTGYISFHALPLLNVLNLYVLFYTFISLLLSAILLSAQMTIILFGISLLSQGAAWLFLPQRDIIPLENADGIFFTLMNGGMVLIYMIHRNAIENERRLELQAANNALRQSEGALEQRVEARTRELELASETSRSISTLMNLNDLLNQTVKRLQNTFGLYLVSIFLYEPFGRRLTLRATTDAALQLLDEVLLIGRDQNLVTEAAERRELVLVNDVTTVPLYRPHPLAPLTRSELSLPLLVGGALVGVLDLESEQTNRFTADDQRAFGILAGQIAIALNNARLFEATERSRRTAALLATTNLCISQATEEQDILAAINEIVAEQQPDTISMSYIHYDNTESPQRLEIVAVRDREGNSVPLDKLPFRSRRLAESPMMANVLGRGETVFIEDISQDERWSAEDKAALSRYGGVANILLPLRSRGRSHATIRLLWNTAQTFSPEFREMISTIIPRLTDNIAGRRAYLAARAARDLTERLYSASQEMNAAQHYSDIVRAVAAYLNDPAYNVVLTAFEGFDLATAAHFEVLALRPSGSAEVFEPHNRFDAEHLRTWVTDSVFVVNDLSVPHDAIPTQTADFLRQSGVGAFMYARLQVGTRIIGGLNLTLPTAHEFTSDEIEAMRALGQLCASALDRIWLYAEQVRSVDQLRLADQMKSQFLASMSHELRTPLNAILNFTEFVSMGVLGPVTDEQVDALGKALSSGRHLLALINDVLDVAKIQAGKMKMFLEDNVNLEEEIKTVIAAAESLLKNKPLRFIQDIDTPLPRLRVDRRRIRQILLNLLSNAVKFTEKGSITLSVKRRAADLLFAVIDTGPGVRPEDQSAIFEAFLQSEEGVKAGGGTGLGLPISRSLAEAHGGRLWLESEVGEGASFFFSLPLTPTLENDALPEATHA from the coding sequence ATGTTCCTGTCTTTGTTGTGGAAACGACTGACCGATCCCCATCCTTCTATCACCGATTTTGAAACACAGCGGAAAAGCCGCCTGCTTTCGGGGTTCATCGCTGTTTTGCTGCCCATGATATTATTCTACCTGTGGTATATGGTGAATTACCAAGAGTATTCGCCCCGCGCCCCGTTCGTCATCCTCACCTTTTGTGCCGCAATTGCCCTTCAATATGCCTTGAACCGGAGCGGGCGCTACCGCCTTGCGGCGTGGCTCTTTGTGGGGACGGGCTATATCAGCTTCCATGCCTTGCCCTTGCTCAATGTGTTGAACCTGTACGTATTGTTCTATACGTTCATCTCGCTGCTGCTCAGCGCGATCTTGCTCTCGGCGCAAATGACGATCATCCTCTTTGGGATCAGCCTGCTCTCACAGGGCGCAGCCTGGCTGTTTCTGCCCCAACGGGACATCATCCCTCTGGAAAACGCCGACGGCATCTTCTTCACCCTGATGAATGGCGGCATGGTGCTGATCTACATGATTCACCGGAACGCCATCGAAAACGAACGACGCTTGGAACTGCAAGCAGCGAACAACGCCCTTCGCCAATCGGAGGGGGCGCTTGAGCAGCGCGTAGAGGCACGCACCCGCGAGTTGGAATTGGCGTCGGAAACCTCTCGCTCAATCTCCACCCTGATGAACCTGAACGATCTCCTGAATCAGACAGTGAAACGCCTTCAGAACACCTTTGGGCTATACCTTGTCAGCATCTTCCTTTATGAACCCTTCGGACGGCGGCTGACGCTCCGCGCCACGACGGATGCCGCTTTGCAACTTCTGGATGAAGTCCTCCTCATCGGGCGCGATCAGAACCTTGTCACCGAGGCGGCAGAACGCCGTGAGTTGGTCTTGGTGAACGATGTGACCACAGTCCCTTTGTACCGCCCGCATCCGCTTGCCCCGCTCACTCGCTCTGAACTCAGCCTCCCTCTGCTGGTGGGTGGGGCGCTGGTGGGCGTCTTGGATTTGGAGTCGGAACAGACAAACCGCTTCACCGCTGATGATCAACGAGCCTTTGGCATTTTGGCGGGGCAGATCGCCATTGCCTTGAACAATGCCCGCCTCTTTGAGGCAACAGAGCGCTCCCGCCGGACGGCGGCGCTGCTGGCAACTACCAATTTGTGCATCTCCCAAGCAACGGAAGAACAAGACATTCTCGCCGCGATTAACGAGATCGTTGCTGAACAGCAGCCAGACACAATCAGCATGTCCTACATTCACTACGACAACACGGAGAGTCCGCAGCGCTTGGAAATTGTCGCTGTGCGGGATCGAGAGGGGAACAGTGTCCCGCTCGATAAGCTGCCGTTTCGCAGCCGCCGCCTTGCCGAATCGCCCATGATGGCGAACGTCTTGGGGCGGGGGGAGACGGTGTTCATTGAGGATATTAGCCAAGACGAACGCTGGTCAGCCGAGGACAAAGCCGCGCTTAGCCGCTATGGTGGGGTGGCAAACATTCTCCTCCCGCTCCGTTCGCGGGGGCGTTCCCATGCGACGATCCGCCTGTTGTGGAACACGGCACAGACCTTTAGCCCCGAATTTCGGGAGATGATCTCCACGATCATCCCCCGTCTGACGGATAACATTGCCGGACGGCGGGCGTACTTGGCTGCCCGTGCCGCCCGCGATCTGACCGAACGGCTTTACAGTGCCAGCCAAGAGATGAACGCCGCCCAACATTACAGCGATATTGTCCGAGCGGTAGCCGCGTACCTGAACGACCCCGCTTACAATGTTGTCCTGACCGCCTTTGAGGGCTTTGATTTGGCGACGGCAGCCCACTTTGAGGTATTGGCGCTGCGCCCATCGGGATCGGCGGAGGTATTTGAGCCGCACAACCGCTTTGATGCCGAACACCTTCGGACGTGGGTGACAGACAGTGTGTTCGTGGTGAACGACCTGAGCGTTCCCCATGACGCTATCCCGACCCAAACGGCTGACTTTCTGCGCCAAAGCGGGGTAGGGGCGTTCATGTATGCCCGCTTGCAAGTGGGGACGCGAATCATTGGCGGGTTGAACCTGACCCTTCCCACCGCCCATGAATTTACCTCAGATGAGATTGAGGCGATGCGGGCGTTGGGGCAGTTGTGCGCCTCGGCATTGGATCGCATCTGGCTCTACGCCGAACAAGTGCGCAGCGTTGACCAACTGCGCCTTGCCGATCAAATGAAAAGCCAATTTTTGGCGAGCATGAGCCACGAACTGCGGACGCCGCTGAACGCCATTCTAAACTTCACGGAATTTGTCTCAATGGGCGTCTTGGGACCCGTCACCGATGAACAAGTGGACGCCCTCGGCAAAGCGCTGAGCAGCGGGCGTCACTTGCTGGCATTGATCAACGATGTCCTTGATGTGGCGAAGATTCAAGCGGGGAAGATGAAGATGTTCCTTGAGGACAACGTGAACCTTGAGGAGGAGATCAAGACGGTCATTGCCGCCGCCGAATCGCTGTTGAAAAACAAACCGCTCCGCTTCATTCAAGATATTGACACGCCGCTGCCCCGCCTGCGTGTGGATCGCCGCCGCATCCGTCAGATTCTGCTGAATCTGCTCTCGAACGCTGTGAAATTCACCGAGAAGGGCAGCATCACGCTGAGCGTCAAACGCCGGGCAGCTGATCTCCTCTTTGCCGTGATCGATACCGGTCCCGGCGTTCGCCCTGAAGATCAGTCCGCTATTTTTGAAGCATTTTTGCAATCGGAAGAAGGGGTCAAGGCGGGTGGCGGCACAGGGTTGGGCTTACCCATCTCGCGCAGCCTTGCCGAGGCGCACGGCGGACGGCTTTGGCTAGAAAGCGAAGTCGGTGAGGGTGCATCATTCTTCTTCAGCCTGCCGCTGACGCCCACGCTCGAAAACGATGCCCTGCCGGAGGCGACTCATGCTTAG
- a CDS encoding response regulator, producing MAIPPTTILRGKTIFYIEDNPGNRSIVQMILEREGAKIAYDRWGSEDVIAKLKTRLPIDLILCDLMLPNNVTGYDVFHRIREEADLRTIPVAVVSAADPGLEMNRARAEGFVGFITKPIHLIRFPQQIARLLAGETVWDGE from the coding sequence ATGGCAATACCACCGACAACAATTCTGCGGGGGAAAACGATCTTCTACATTGAAGATAACCCGGGTAACCGTTCGATTGTCCAGATGATTTTGGAGCGTGAAGGGGCGAAAATCGCCTATGACCGGTGGGGCAGCGAGGATGTCATTGCTAAGCTCAAGACGCGCTTACCCATTGACCTGATTTTGTGCGATCTGATGCTCCCCAACAACGTGACAGGCTATGATGTCTTTCACCGTATTCGGGAAGAAGCCGACTTGCGCACCATTCCGGTGGCGGTGGTTTCCGCTGCCGATCCGGGTTTAGAGATGAACCGCGCACGGGCAGAAGGGTTCGTGGGGTTCATCACCAAACCGATTCACCTGATTCGTTTTCCACAGCAAATCGCCCGCTTGTTGGCGGGTGAAACCGTTTGGGATGGAGAGTAA
- a CDS encoding response regulator, whose protein sequence is MLREHVYLYVEDDPFSRDVMRLIAKTQLKTNRFYMFEDSGCFEERLGALPEAPDVFLLDIHLKPVDGFALLRKVRENPTYAGACVVALTASVMNEEVERLREAGFDGAIAKPLNLTTFSQVLRTILEGQAVWHIGE, encoded by the coding sequence ATGCTTAGGGAGCATGTCTACCTCTATGTAGAGGATGATCCATTCAGCCGCGATGTGATGCGCCTGATCGCTAAGACGCAGTTGAAGACGAATCGCTTTTACATGTTCGAGGATAGTGGCTGTTTTGAAGAACGTCTAGGGGCGCTCCCCGAAGCGCCCGATGTGTTCCTCTTGGACATTCATCTGAAGCCGGTTGATGGCTTTGCCCTGCTGCGCAAGGTGCGCGAAAACCCGACCTATGCGGGGGCGTGCGTCGTCGCCCTCACCGCCAGCGTGATGAACGAGGAAGTCGAACGGCTGCGCGAAGCCGGCTTTGATGGGGCAATAGCCAAACCGCTGAACCTGACAACCTTTTCACAGGTGCTGCGCACCATCTTGGAAGGGCAAGCCGTGTGGCATATCGGGGAATAA
- a CDS encoding alcohol dehydrogenase catalytic domain-containing protein: protein MDALRFDHALRVVGDEPLPTPAPDEALIRLRLAGICHTDLELTRGYMGFQGILGHEFVGELAAPAGDFPAGQRVVGEINVACERCPYCAAGMGSQCPHRVTMGIDRYPGAFAEVLRLPIRNLHAVPAAVPDEVAVFAEPLAAAFQALAMQPIRPADRVIVLGAGKLGLLTAQVVRLTGCDLSVLARQPRPLALLRQWGIPALDGNDQGWLAAYERHSAQVVIDCTGSAEGFALALDLCRPRGTILLKSTYAGVPSADLTRIVIDELRIVGSRCGDFPAALRAMAAGLIDVTSLIEARYPLREALRAFDHAAGRGVLKVLLTP, encoded by the coding sequence ATGGACGCCCTCCGTTTTGATCATGCCCTCCGCGTGGTGGGCGATGAACCACTGCCCACACCCGCCCCCGATGAGGCGCTCATCCGCCTTCGCTTGGCGGGCATTTGCCATACCGACCTCGAACTCACACGGGGGTACATGGGCTTTCAGGGGATTCTAGGACATGAATTTGTTGGGGAATTAGCCGCGCCAGCGGGGGACTTTCCCGCTGGGCAGCGCGTTGTGGGCGAGATCAATGTCGCCTGTGAGCGCTGTCCCTATTGCGCAGCGGGGATGGGCAGCCAATGCCCCCACCGCGTCACGATGGGCATAGATCGCTATCCGGGGGCGTTTGCCGAAGTCCTCCGCTTGCCCATCCGCAACCTACACGCTGTCCCCGCCGCTGTCCCCGACGAGGTGGCAGTTTTTGCTGAGCCGCTTGCCGCCGCCTTTCAAGCGCTTGCCATGCAGCCGATTCGTCCCGCAGATCGGGTTATTGTGCTTGGGGCGGGAAAGCTCGGCTTGCTCACCGCGCAGGTTGTCCGGCTGACAGGCTGCGATCTGAGCGTCCTTGCCCGCCAACCGCGCCCCTTAGCGCTGCTAAGGCAGTGGGGAATCCCCGCGCTAGATGGCAATGATCAGGGTTGGTTGGCTGCTTATGAGCGTCATTCGGCGCAGGTCGTGATCGACTGCACCGGATCGGCAGAGGGGTTCGCCCTCGCCCTTGACCTGTGCCGTCCACGCGGGACGATCCTTCTGAAAAGCACCTATGCGGGCGTGCCTAGCGCCGACCTCACCCGGATTGTCATTGATGAACTGCGCATTGTTGGCAGTCGCTGTGGGGACTTTCCCGCCGCGCTGCGGGCGATGGCAGCGGGGCTGATCGACGTGACCAGTTTGATTGAGGCACGCTACCCGCTGCGGGAGGCGCTGCGGGCATTTGATCACGCCGCCGGACGGGGCGTCTTGAAGGTGCTGTTGACGCCCTAA